One Chloroflexota bacterium genomic region harbors:
- the argB gene encoding acetylglutamate kinase, with amino-acid sequence MAASSDSGMDDFRGRYVVLKVGGTADVERGRIGADVRDLVAAGARVAIAHGGGDALSDYLAKRGETATWIDGLRVTSAATRDAAVTVFRGMVAPALIGELVANGVSAVGIAGNDGDVIRVEQQLPALGYVGRVREVRRGLLDDLTARGHVPTIAPLGLGPDGELFNVNGDEIAGAVARAVRADALLFLTDVPAVLDADGEPIRDLPAGRAVDLIADGVIRDGMVPKVRAAMDLLDAVAAVWITDGRQPHAIRQTLVESAVGTRIVA; translated from the coding sequence GTGGCCGCATCCTCGGACTCAGGCATGGACGATTTCCGGGGACGCTACGTCGTGCTCAAGGTCGGCGGCACGGCGGACGTTGAACGTGGGCGGATTGGCGCCGACGTCCGGGACCTGGTCGCGGCGGGCGCGCGGGTCGCGATTGCCCACGGCGGCGGCGACGCGTTGAGCGACTACTTGGCGAAACGGGGAGAAACCGCGACCTGGATCGACGGCTTGCGGGTGACATCCGCGGCCACCCGCGACGCCGCCGTGACGGTCTTTCGCGGCATGGTGGCCCCGGCGCTGATCGGTGAGCTTGTGGCCAACGGCGTGTCGGCCGTCGGCATCGCCGGCAATGACGGCGATGTGATCCGAGTCGAGCAGCAGCTTCCCGCGCTGGGCTACGTGGGCAGGGTGCGCGAGGTGCGGCGCGGATTGCTGGACGACCTCACCGCGCGCGGACACGTGCCGACGATCGCGCCGCTGGGGCTGGGGCCGGACGGCGAGCTTTTCAACGTGAACGGCGACGAGATCGCCGGGGCCGTGGCGCGTGCGGTTCGAGCGGACGCCCTGCTGTTCCTGACCGACGTGCCGGCGGTTCTCGATGCCGATGGCGAGCCGATCCGCGACCTGCCGGCTGGTCGCGCCGTCGATCTGATCGCCGACGGAGTGATCCGCGACGGCATGGTGCCCAAGGTCCGCGCGGCGATGGACTTGCTGGACGCGGTCGCCGCCGTCTGGATCACCGACGGCCGGCAGCCCCACGCCATTCGGCAGACCCTGGTCGAGAGCGCCGTGGGCACGCGCATCGTTGCCTGA
- a CDS encoding aspartate aminotransferase family protein, whose protein sequence is MTQSATDWQAREAQVYHQTFARAPVTLVRGSGMQVWDDAGNEYLDFAAGIAVNALGHANPDIADAVAEQARTLVQVSNLFYTTPQVELGERLTGHSALDRVFFVNSGGEATETCVKIARKWGRQNRDGATGVITTLRGFHGRSLAMTAATGTPAYHEPFEPMPAGFTHVPYNDLDAVRDAIDDSTAAVMLELIQAEGGVWVADTEYVTGLRELCDEHGILLILDEVQTGIGRTGKLFAYEHFGVTPDLMALAKGLGGGLPIGAALSTERCSVLRPGDHGSTFSGNPLVCAGARVVFDHVTAPGFLDEVARKGDHAAAELRRLGRETGEITDVRGLGLLVGFDLTGPERADHVIAYARDHGVLLIKAAAATIRLVPALTISDAELDTGLEVIGTALRA, encoded by the coding sequence ATGACCCAATCAGCGACGGACTGGCAGGCACGCGAAGCCCAGGTCTATCACCAGACGTTCGCCCGCGCTCCGGTCACCCTGGTGCGGGGCAGCGGCATGCAGGTGTGGGATGACGCCGGCAACGAATACCTGGACTTCGCCGCTGGCATCGCGGTGAACGCCCTCGGCCACGCAAATCCCGATATCGCCGATGCCGTGGCGGAGCAGGCGCGCACCCTGGTTCAGGTGTCCAACCTCTTCTACACCACGCCCCAGGTCGAGCTGGGCGAGCGGCTGACCGGTCACTCGGCGCTGGATCGGGTGTTTTTCGTCAACAGCGGCGGCGAGGCCACCGAGACCTGCGTCAAGATTGCGCGCAAGTGGGGCCGGCAAAACCGCGACGGCGCGACCGGTGTGATCACGACGCTGCGCGGCTTTCACGGCCGCTCGCTGGCCATGACCGCCGCCACCGGCACGCCGGCCTATCACGAGCCATTCGAGCCGATGCCGGCCGGATTCACCCACGTGCCCTATAACGACCTGGACGCGGTGCGCGACGCTATCGACGACTCCACCGCCGCGGTGATGCTGGAGCTCATTCAGGCCGAGGGCGGCGTGTGGGTGGCGGACACGGAGTACGTGACCGGACTCCGCGAACTCTGCGACGAGCACGGCATCCTGCTGATTCTGGACGAGGTGCAAACTGGCATCGGGCGCACCGGCAAGCTGTTCGCCTACGAGCACTTTGGCGTCACGCCCGACCTGATGGCCCTGGCCAAAGGGCTAGGCGGCGGGCTGCCCATTGGCGCCGCGCTGAGTACCGAGCGGTGCAGTGTGCTGCGGCCGGGCGACCACGGCTCGACGTTCAGCGGCAACCCGCTCGTCTGCGCCGGCGCCCGCGTGGTGTTCGATCACGTCACGGCTCCGGGATTCCTCGACGAAGTGGCGCGCAAGGGCGACCATGCCGCCGCCGAGTTGCGGCGCCTGGGCCGCGAGACCGGCGAGATTACGGACGTGCGTGGGCTTGGGCTGCTGGTGGGGTTCGATCTCACGGGCCCCGAGCGCGCCGACCACGTGATTGCCTACGCGCGCGATCACGGCGTGTTGCTGATCAAGGCCGCCGCAGCGACGATCCGCCTGGTGCCGGCGTTGACCATCAGCGACGCCGAGTTGGACACGGGCCTTGAAGTCATTGGCACGGCGCTGCGCGCCTAG
- the argH gene encoding argininosuccinate lyase: MWGGRFESEPADAARAFTRSFPWDQRLYREDIVASRAHAAMLGARGIIDASDAEALTGGLDRLLQELDEAGGPVDAGDEDIHSFVERVLIERLGDPGRRLHTARSRNDQVATDMRLYVKGLTLRIGRALADLMAALVDRAEPDTVAPGFTHLQSGQPVTLGHYLLAIHEMLSRDLDGCYQVFALADVCPLGSGALAGVPYDIDREQAAHALHFSQISRNSMDAVADRDYLLGLLNLGVGILLHLSRWAEDLVVWASPGYAMVEFDDAYATGSSIMPQKKNPDIAELVRGRAGTALGIASGMAATVKGVPLTYGLDLQEDKQALFRMEDLVLPTLEIMCQAFATLRFNRERMAQMATAGHATATEIADYLVEQGAPFREAHEIAGRVVSAAITAGVELHELTDDQLRAIDPRLGPELRKRLTAESSVARRDVPGGTAPRRVSLAIDDARRRIELERGRLRELTASGLPAALAPRN; this comes from the coding sequence ATGTGGGGCGGGCGCTTCGAGTCGGAGCCCGCCGACGCGGCGCGAGCGTTCACCCGCTCGTTTCCCTGGGACCAGCGGCTCTACCGCGAGGACATTGTCGCCAGCCGGGCCCACGCCGCCATGCTCGGCGCGCGGGGCATCATCGATGCGTCCGACGCCGAGGCGCTGACCGGCGGGCTGGACCGGCTGCTCCAGGAACTCGACGAGGCCGGCGGCCCCGTCGACGCCGGCGACGAGGACATTCACAGCTTCGTGGAGCGCGTCCTCATCGAGCGGCTCGGGGATCCCGGTCGCCGTCTGCACACCGCCCGCAGCCGCAACGACCAGGTCGCCACCGACATGCGGCTCTACGTGAAGGGCTTGACGCTTCGGATCGGGCGCGCGCTGGCGGACCTGATGGCCGCGCTGGTCGACCGCGCCGAGCCGGACACGGTCGCGCCCGGATTCACTCATCTTCAATCCGGGCAGCCGGTCACCCTGGGGCACTACCTGCTCGCGATTCACGAGATGCTCAGCCGCGACCTCGACGGCTGCTACCAGGTCTTCGCCCTGGCCGATGTCTGCCCGCTCGGGAGCGGCGCGCTGGCGGGCGTGCCCTATGACATCGATCGCGAGCAGGCGGCGCATGCCCTGCATTTCAGCCAGATCTCGCGCAACAGCATGGACGCCGTGGCCGACCGGGACTATCTGCTGGGGCTGCTCAATCTCGGCGTGGGCATCCTGCTGCACCTGTCGCGATGGGCCGAGGACCTGGTGGTTTGGGCCTCGCCCGGCTACGCGATGGTCGAGTTCGACGACGCCTACGCCACCGGCAGCAGCATCATGCCGCAGAAGAAGAACCCCGATATCGCCGAGCTCGTTCGCGGGCGCGCGGGCACGGCGCTGGGGATTGCGTCGGGCATGGCCGCCACGGTCAAGGGGGTGCCGCTCACGTATGGCCTGGACCTCCAGGAGGACAAGCAGGCCCTGTTTCGCATGGAGGACCTGGTGCTCCCCACGCTGGAGATCATGTGCCAGGCCTTCGCCACGCTGCGGTTCAATCGCGAACGCATGGCGCAGATGGCGACGGCTGGTCATGCCACGGCGACCGAGATCGCCGACTACCTCGTCGAGCAAGGCGCGCCGTTTCGCGAGGCCCACGAGATCGCGGGCCGCGTCGTCTCCGCGGCGATCACCGCCGGCGTCGAACTGCACGAACTCACCGATGACCAGCTTCGCGCGATCGACCCGCGACTTGGCCCCGAGCTGCGGAAACGACTCACCGCGGAGAGCTCGGTCGCGCGACGCGACGTGCCGGGCGGCACCGCGCCGCGCCGGGTGAGCCTGGCCATCGACGACGCGCGGCGGCGCATCGAGCTCGAGCGCGGCCGCCTGCGGGAACTCACCGCCAGCGGACTGCCCGCCGCGCTGGCGCCCCGGAACTAG